The Castanea sativa cultivar Marrone di Chiusa Pesio chromosome 11, ASM4071231v1 genome contains a region encoding:
- the LOC142617730 gene encoding UPF0481 protein At3g47200-like yields the protein MAKLTTAADSLRKEVLSFLDTTAEEMRCEELAIDIPLVMEPAQWNKCSIYRVPKKLRRVNKEAYTPKLISIGPLHHGENELGAMEMLKLRYLRELCYRTGKDHKDIASVIEAKELEIRRCYDEIFDISSEDFVKMVLLDSAFIIEHFLKSTVCRENESKASGEVVSNGREDRNDCVTSTPLLRKHIIQDLLLLENQLPFFILDELYAKFFNPEQNKYSSFLLLVSKYLFPDIEEKDTIIDGKELEVKHFTDLMRHFYYPTDLENTGLPIETLHNAKKLDEAGVVFKKPDERRRLLHIKFKKSKLTEIFPCFTCSWLLHCLPCLKHCPCLVNTQTFLEVPCLEVHDETEGIFRNLMALELCHYPFKTYICNYIVLLDFLINTRDDVELLVEKGIIVNKLGSNKAVATMVNKLGLEIEQNTSCYHKLAQELNDYYDNDCNRNMGSLRTIYFGDIWRGTATFIGVIVLLVTFLNFLRPFVLKNI from the coding sequence ATGGCCAAGCTTACTACTGCTGCTGATTCACTTAGAAAAGAAGTTCTTTCGTTTCTAGATACAACTGCAGAAGAAATGAGATGCGAAGAGTTGGCCATTGACATTCCACTGGTAATGGAGCCAGCCCAGTGGAATAAATGTAGCATCTACAGAGTCCCTAAGAAACTTCGCAGGGTAAACAAAGAAGCCTACACTCCAAAGTTAATTTCAATAGGCCCTCTTCACCACGGTGAAAATGAACTAGGTGCCATGGAAATGCTGAAACTAAGATATCTCAGGGAACTTTGCTATCGTACTGGGAAAGACCACAAGGATATTGCAAGTGTTATTGAAGCAAAGGAACTAGAGATCCGTCGTTGTTATGATGAGATTTTTGATATTAGCAGCGAAGATTTCGTGAAAATGGTTCTATTGGATTCTGCATTTATCATTGAGCACTTCTTGAAGTCTACTGTGTGtagagaaaatgaaagcaaaGCCAGTGGAGAAGTTGTAAGCAATGGGAGAGAAGATAGAAACGATTGTGTAACAAGTACACCATTGTTGAGGAAGCACATAATACAAGACTTGTTATTACTTGAGAATCAActtccattttttattcttgacgagttatatgcaaaatttttcaatcctgaacaaaacaaatatagTTCCTTTCTTTTGCTTGTAAGTAAGTACCTTTTTCCTGATATCGAGGAGAAAGACACAATCATTGATGGGAAGGAATTAgaagtaaaacattttactgATTTGATGAGACATTTCTACTATCCAACCGATTTAGAAAATACTGGACTACCTATTGAAACTCTGCATAATGCAAAAAAGCTAGATGAGGCAGGAGTGGTATTCAAAAAGCCAGACGAGAGAAGACGGTTACTTCAcataaaattcaagaaaagtaAGCTCACGGAAATATTTCCTTGCTTCACTTGCTCATGGCTCTTGCATTGCTTACCGTGCTTGAAACACTGTCCATGCTTGGTGAATACGCAAACTTTCTTAGAAGTCCCATGCTTGGAGGTACATGATGAAACTGAAGGCATTTTCCGAAACCTCATGGCACTGGAGCTGTGTCATTATCCGTTTAAAACTTACATATGCAATTATATAGTGCTATTGGATTTTCTTATCAACACTAGAGATGATGTGGAATTGCTTGTCGAGAAAGGGATTATTGTTAATAAGTTAGGCAGCAATAAAGCAGTGGCCACTATGGTTAACAAACTTGGCCTAGAAATAGAGCAAAATACATCCTGTTACCATAAACTCGCTCAAGAGCTGAATGACTACTATGACAACGATTGTAACCGTAATATGGGATCCTTGAGAACAATATATTTTGGTGATATTTGGAGAGGCACTGCAACTTTTATTGGGGTCATAGTCCTGCTTGTAACTTTCTTGAATTTCTTAAGGCCTTTTGTCCTCAAGAATATTTAA